Proteins from one Bacteroides mediterraneensis genomic window:
- the ruvX gene encoding Holliday junction resolvase RuvX, whose translation MSRILAIDYGRKRTGIAVTDPMQIIANGLTTVPTHELMDYLLKYVAQEKVERIIVGHPKQLNNEDSENMKYIKPFLAQLKKKLPEVPVELVDERFTSVLAHQAMLDGGLKKKARQNKALVDEISATIILQSYLESRRM comes from the coding sequence ATGAGCAGAATTTTGGCAATTGATTATGGCAGAAAGCGCACGGGAATCGCGGTGACCGACCCGATGCAGATTATTGCGAACGGGCTGACTACGGTGCCGACGCACGAACTGATGGATTACCTGCTGAAGTATGTGGCCCAGGAAAAGGTGGAACGCATCATTGTGGGGCATCCCAAGCAGCTGAACAACGAGGATTCGGAAAACATGAAGTACATCAAGCCTTTCCTTGCACAGCTGAAGAAAAAACTGCCGGAGGTACCGGTGGAACTGGTGGACGAACGGTTTACTTCCGTGCTGGCGCATCAGGCTATGCTGGACGGAGGCCTGAAGAAGAAGGCCCGCCAGAACAAGGCGCTGGTGGACGAAATCAGTGCGACCATCATTCTGCAGTCGTATTTGGAATCAAGAAGAATGTAA
- the def gene encoding peptide deformylase: MILPIYVYGQPVLRQEAEDITPDYPGLKELITNMFETMDRADGVGLAAPQVGLPIRVVVIDLDVLSDDMPEFKDFKRAYINPHILETGGEMVSMEEGCLSLPGIHESVKRPDKIHVTYLDENMQPHDEWVEGYLARVMQHEFDHLEGTMFIDHLSALRKQMIRGKLNGMVNGKARCSYKVKTVR, translated from the coding sequence ATGATTTTACCGATTTATGTGTATGGCCAGCCTGTGTTGCGTCAGGAGGCCGAAGATATTACGCCGGATTATCCAGGCTTGAAAGAGCTGATTACAAATATGTTTGAAACGATGGACCGAGCAGACGGCGTGGGACTGGCTGCTCCGCAGGTGGGGCTTCCCATCCGGGTGGTGGTGATTGACTTGGACGTGTTGTCGGACGACATGCCGGAGTTCAAGGATTTCAAACGTGCCTATATCAATCCTCACATTCTGGAAACGGGGGGAGAGATGGTATCTATGGAGGAAGGCTGTCTGAGTTTGCCGGGTATTCATGAGAGTGTGAAGCGTCCGGACAAGATTCATGTCACTTACCTCGACGAAAACATGCAGCCGCATGACGAGTGGGTGGAAGGCTATCTGGCACGCGTGATGCAGCATGAATTTGACCACTTGGAAGGTACCATGTTTATCGACCATCTGTCGGCTTTGCGCAAGCAGATGATTCGTGGCAAACTGAATGGCATGGTGAATGGCAAGGCTCGTTGCTCTTATAAAGTGAAAACAGTCAGATGA
- a CDS encoding PAS domain-containing sensor histidine kinase, giving the protein MKTYGYHLILHIVGLVFFITAGVLAIQHALLFCSIICGLLLVGICYHLYRIQMRQTETMGRLVECMKQNDLGQRVCAPFADPQMQKLADDLSLALKNLRTRILDEEVKHQYYEMLLNKVDTAVLVADRDNRIEWMNKAARELWGHCAFLPEEISTAVRENRQVAHLQKGDATFDLSLSVTHIQLQGRTCRLISLKNIHGALEYKEMEAWQKLIRVLTHEIMNSITPIISLADTLNERSQEHPDDARTRTYVQQGLQVIYRRGKGLLEFVENYRKLTRISAPVKVEIPLEQFFTDLQRLYPEPEFHFEYPSSRLKWLADRTQMEQVFINLLKNAREACAHRPHPDICVRVKAHAQELVFEIHDNGEGMLPEVTERIFVPFFTTKSNGSGIGLTLCKQIVSLHGGQISVQSTAGKGSCFRLSFPAV; this is encoded by the coding sequence ATGAAAACGTATGGATACCACCTCATATTGCACATTGTGGGTTTAGTCTTCTTCATCACCGCAGGCGTACTGGCTATTCAGCATGCACTTTTGTTCTGCAGCATTATCTGTGGACTGTTGCTGGTGGGCATCTGCTATCACTTATACCGCATCCAGATGCGTCAGACCGAAACCATGGGGCGCCTCGTGGAATGTATGAAACAGAATGACCTGGGGCAACGGGTCTGTGCGCCTTTTGCCGACCCACAGATGCAGAAACTGGCCGACGACCTTTCGCTGGCACTGAAGAATCTCCGCACCCGCATATTGGATGAGGAGGTGAAGCACCAATACTATGAAATGCTGTTGAACAAGGTGGATACGGCCGTTCTTGTAGCCGACCGGGACAACCGGATAGAATGGATGAACAAGGCGGCCCGCGAACTGTGGGGGCATTGTGCCTTTCTGCCGGAAGAAATCAGTACCGCCGTTCGGGAAAACCGACAGGTAGCCCACCTGCAAAAGGGAGATGCCACTTTCGACCTCTCCCTATCCGTCACGCACATCCAGCTGCAAGGACGGACCTGCCGGTTAATCAGCCTGAAAAACATTCACGGGGCCTTGGAATACAAAGAAATGGAAGCCTGGCAGAAACTGATTCGGGTGCTGACGCATGAAATCATGAATTCCATCACTCCGATTATTTCCTTGGCAGACACCTTGAACGAACGGAGCCAGGAACACCCCGACGATGCCCGTACACGCACTTATGTGCAGCAAGGATTACAAGTCATCTACCGCCGGGGAAAAGGATTGCTGGAGTTTGTGGAGAATTACCGGAAGCTGACCCGCATTTCTGCCCCCGTCAAGGTGGAAATTCCCCTGGAACAATTCTTTACCGATTTGCAACGCCTTTATCCGGAACCGGAATTTCATTTTGAATATCCGTCTTCTCGCCTAAAATGGCTGGCCGACCGCACACAGATGGAACAAGTGTTCATCAACCTGCTGAAGAACGCCCGCGAGGCATGTGCCCATCGTCCGCATCCGGATATCTGTGTCCGCGTGAAAGCTCATGCGCAGGAGCTGGTCTTCGAAATCCATGACAACGGGGAAGGCATGCTGCCGGAGGTGACAGAGCGTATCTTTGTTCCTTTCTTCACCACCAAAAGCAACGGTTCGGGCATCGGACTCACCCTCTGCAAACAGATTGTCAGCCTGCACGGAGGACAAATCAGTGTACAAAGCACAGCGGGGAAAGGAAGCTGTTTCCGCCTCTCTTTCCCCGCCGTATAA
- the rpmI gene encoding 50S ribosomal protein L35: MPKIKTNSGAKKRFTLTGTGKIKRKHAFHSHILTKKTKKQKRNLCHMGLVDNANLNQVKELLCMR, encoded by the coding sequence ATGCCAAAGATCAAGACTAACTCCGGTGCTAAAAAAAGATTCACTCTTACCGGAACAGGTAAAATCAAAAGAAAGCACGCTTTTCACAGTCACATTCTGACTAAGAAGACTAAAAAGCAGAAAAGAAACCTTTGCCACATGGGCTTAGTAGACAATGCTAACTTGAACCAGGTAAAGGAACTTCTGTGCATGCGTTAA
- a CDS encoding lactonase family protein: MKQILMSLCVGGILMGACAGKSEQKTSVTHEADTLLMLVGSYAKADQEGVKVYRFNQETGDAVQASALSGIENPSYLVPDQDGTHVYAVGETEKGFTANALALDSLTASLSLVNSQSTEGASPCYITVSPDGRFVLTANYMGANITVFSRLANGSLGEGHAIAFQGKGADKERQDQPHLHCVYFTPDGKLLLANDLGTDRIHAFPVKQASGTQGTDLLDEAAAFDIELAPGSGPRHACFDKQGKHAYLLTELSGEVVVFSYDGKTLTQQQVIKADTVGAKGSADIHLSPDGKFLYASNRLKADGVAIFKVSPADGTLTKVGYQLTGIHPRNFTITPNGKYLLVACRDTNEIQVFARDAETGLLQDTGKTIHTDKPVCLQWVMK; encoded by the coding sequence ATGAAACAGATTTTAATGTCATTGTGTGTGGGCGGTATCCTGATGGGAGCCTGCGCCGGAAAGAGTGAGCAGAAAACAAGTGTAACTCATGAGGCAGACACGTTGCTGATGCTGGTGGGCAGCTATGCAAAAGCCGACCAGGAAGGGGTGAAAGTATATCGCTTCAATCAGGAGACAGGCGATGCTGTACAGGCCAGTGCCTTGTCGGGAATTGAGAATCCTTCTTACCTGGTACCAGATCAGGACGGTACACACGTGTATGCCGTGGGAGAAACCGAGAAAGGTTTTACGGCCAACGCCTTGGCCTTGGATTCCTTGACCGCCAGTCTGTCGCTGGTGAACAGCCAGTCGACCGAAGGAGCGTCACCGTGTTACATCACAGTGAGTCCGGACGGGAGATTCGTGCTGACGGCCAATTACATGGGAGCCAATATCACCGTCTTTTCCCGTCTGGCGAATGGTAGTCTGGGAGAGGGGCATGCCATTGCTTTTCAGGGAAAAGGAGCCGATAAGGAACGTCAGGACCAGCCTCACTTGCATTGCGTATATTTCACGCCCGACGGCAAACTTCTTTTAGCGAATGATTTAGGTACCGACCGTATCCACGCGTTTCCGGTGAAACAGGCTTCCGGTACACAGGGAACTGATTTGCTGGATGAGGCTGCCGCTTTTGACATTGAACTGGCACCGGGCTCCGGTCCGCGTCACGCTTGTTTCGACAAGCAAGGGAAACATGCCTATCTGTTGACAGAACTTTCAGGAGAAGTCGTGGTATTTTCATACGATGGAAAGACCTTAACGCAGCAGCAGGTCATCAAGGCAGATACGGTAGGCGCGAAGGGAAGTGCCGATATCCATCTTTCACCCGACGGGAAGTTTTTGTATGCTTCCAACCGTCTGAAGGCGGATGGAGTGGCCATTTTCAAGGTGTCTCCTGCCGACGGAACCCTGACGAAGGTCGGTTATCAGCTGACGGGTATTCATCCCCGTAACTTCACGATTACGCCCAATGGCAAGTACTTGCTGGTAGCTTGTCGGGATACCAACGAGATTCAGGTATTTGCCCGTGATGCAGAAACCGGTCTCTTGCAGGATACAGGAAAGACCATCCACACCGATAAGCCGGTCTGCCTGCAATGGGTTATGAAATAA
- the thrS gene encoding threonine--tRNA ligase, translating to MVKITFPDGSVREYNEGVTGLQIAESISSRLAQDVLACGVNGETVDLNRPINEDANFVLYKWDDEEGKHAFWHTSAHLLAEALQELYPGIQFGIGPAIENGFYYDVDPGEAVIKEGDLPAIEKKMAELAAKKEELVRQNISKDDALKMFGERGETYKCELISELEDGHITTYTQGAFTDLCRGPHLLSTAPIKAIKLLSVAGAYWRGQEDRKQMTRIYGITFPKKKMLDEYLVMLEEAKKRDHRKIGKEMDLFMFSDTVGKGLPMWLPKGTALRIRLQDFLRRIQSRYDYQEVMCPPIGNKLLYVTSGHYAKYGKDSFQPIHTPEEGEEYFLKPMNCPHHCMIYKNSPRSYRDLPLRIAEFGTVCRYEQSGELHGLTRVRSFTQDDAHIFCRPDQVKDEFLRVMDIISIVFTSMGLENFEAQISLRDKVNREKYIGSDENWEKAERAIVEACEEKGLKAKVEYGEAAFYGPKLDFMVKDAIGRRWQLGTIQVDYNLPERFQLEYMGSDNQKHRPVMIHRAPFGSMERFVAVLIEHTAGKFPLWLTPDQVAILPISEKFNDYADKVRQDLKKYDIRAIVDDRNEKIGRKIRDNEMKRIPYMLVVGEKEAENGEVAVRKQGEGDKGTMKIEDFAKNIAEEVHNMINKW from the coding sequence ATGGTTAAGATAACTTTTCCTGATGGCTCTGTTCGTGAATACAATGAAGGAGTTACGGGTCTGCAGATTGCAGAAAGCATCAGTTCCCGTCTGGCACAGGATGTGCTGGCATGTGGAGTAAACGGCGAAACTGTAGATTTGAATCGCCCTATCAACGAAGATGCAAACTTCGTTCTTTATAAATGGGATGACGAAGAAGGTAAGCATGCCTTCTGGCACACAAGTGCACACTTGCTGGCTGAAGCGCTGCAGGAATTGTATCCGGGCATTCAGTTCGGTATCGGTCCGGCCATTGAAAACGGATTCTATTATGACGTAGATCCGGGTGAAGCTGTCATCAAGGAAGGCGACCTGCCTGCCATTGAAAAGAAAATGGCTGAACTGGCTGCCAAGAAAGAGGAACTGGTTCGTCAGAACATCTCGAAAGATGATGCGCTGAAGATGTTTGGTGAAAGAGGAGAAACTTACAAGTGTGAACTGATTTCCGAACTGGAAGACGGTCACATCACTACTTATACGCAGGGTGCGTTTACAGACTTGTGCCGTGGCCCGCACTTGCTTTCTACTGCTCCGATCAAGGCCATCAAGCTGTTGTCGGTGGCCGGTGCCTACTGGAGAGGACAGGAAGACCGCAAGCAGATGACCCGTATCTACGGTATTACTTTCCCGAAGAAAAAAATGTTGGATGAATACCTGGTGATGCTGGAAGAAGCCAAGAAACGTGACCACCGTAAGATTGGTAAGGAAATGGATTTGTTCATGTTCTCGGATACGGTAGGTAAGGGACTTCCGATGTGGTTGCCGAAAGGTACTGCACTGCGTATCCGCCTGCAGGATTTTTTGCGTCGCATCCAGTCACGTTACGACTATCAGGAAGTGATGTGTCCGCCGATTGGCAACAAGCTGTTGTATGTCACTTCCGGACACTATGCGAAATATGGCAAGGATTCTTTCCAGCCTATCCACACTCCGGAAGAAGGGGAAGAGTACTTCCTGAAACCGATGAACTGCCCGCATCACTGTATGATTTACAAGAACTCTCCGCGTTCTTATCGTGACCTGCCGTTGCGTATCGCAGAATTTGGTACGGTTTGCCGTTACGAACAGAGTGGGGAGTTGCACGGATTGACTCGTGTACGTAGCTTTACGCAGGATGATGCGCACATCTTCTGCCGTCCGGACCAGGTGAAGGATGAATTCCTCCGTGTGATGGACATCATCTCTATCGTATTCACTTCCATGGGACTGGAAAACTTTGAAGCACAGATTTCTTTGCGTGACAAGGTGAACCGTGAAAAATATATCGGTAGCGATGAGAACTGGGAAAAGGCTGAACGTGCCATCGTAGAAGCTTGCGAAGAAAAAGGACTGAAAGCCAAAGTAGAATACGGTGAAGCTGCATTCTACGGTCCGAAGCTGGACTTTATGGTGAAGGATGCCATCGGACGTCGTTGGCAGCTGGGTACCATTCAGGTAGACTACAACTTGCCGGAACGCTTCCAGCTGGAATACATGGGTTCTGACAACCAGAAACATCGCCCGGTAATGATTCACCGTGCACCGTTCGGTTCAATGGAACGCTTTGTTGCCGTATTGATTGAACATACAGCCGGTAAGTTCCCGTTGTGGCTGACTCCGGATCAGGTGGCCATCCTGCCTATCTCTGAAAAATTCAACGACTACGCCGACAAGGTTCGTCAGGATTTGAAGAAATACGACATCCGTGCCATCGTGGACGACCGTAACGAAAAGATTGGTCGTAAGATTCGCGACAATGAAATGAAACGTATTCCTTACATGCTGGTTGTGGGCGAAAAAGAAGCCGAAAATGGTGAAGTAGCCGTACGTAAGCAGGGTGAAGGAGACAAAGGAACCATGAAAATCGAAGATTTTGCAAAAAATATTGCAGAAGAAGTTCATAATATGATAAATAAATGGTAA
- a CDS encoding sigma-54 dependent transcriptional regulator, which translates to MEEKGKILIIDDNEDVLFALNLLLEPYMEQIRVTTQPFRITHFMTTFHPDVILLDMNFQRDAISGQEGLDYLKQILHLDPQAVVVFMTAYADTDKAVQAIKAGATDFISKPWEKEKLLATLSSAVKLSRSRQEVGRLQNEVQALKGDDTLPELIGDSPAMQKVKETIYKLSDTDANLLILGENGTGKDLAARMLRFFSPRREQVFIPIDLGSIPEQLFESELFGYEKGAFTDARKAKPGRMETASGGTLFLDEIGNLSLPMQAKLLTAIEKQCITRLGAVSPIHIDVRLICATNANLHQLVAEGKFRQDLLYRINTVELHIPPLRERGEDILLLAMHFLSQYNRKYRKEIKGLTREAKNKLLKYEWPGNVRELQHTVERAVILSENGLLKPDDFLFPQGNTPRPQTLAEELNLEKLEKNAIERALKISAGNMSKAAELLGITRFALYRKLEKWGL; encoded by the coding sequence ATGGAAGAAAAAGGAAAAATACTCATCATTGACGACAACGAAGACGTGCTCTTCGCGTTAAACCTGCTCTTAGAGCCTTATATGGAACAGATACGGGTCACCACGCAACCTTTCCGGATTACTCATTTCATGACGACTTTCCACCCCGACGTGATTCTGCTCGACATGAATTTCCAGCGGGATGCCATCAGCGGGCAGGAAGGACTGGATTACCTGAAACAGATTCTTCACCTCGACCCGCAGGCGGTAGTGGTGTTCATGACGGCGTATGCGGATACCGATAAGGCGGTACAGGCCATCAAAGCCGGAGCTACCGACTTTATTTCCAAGCCGTGGGAGAAAGAGAAATTGCTGGCCACCTTGTCGTCTGCGGTAAAGCTGAGCCGTTCCCGTCAGGAAGTCGGACGGTTGCAGAATGAAGTGCAGGCGTTGAAAGGAGACGACACGCTGCCGGAACTGATTGGCGACTCTCCGGCCATGCAAAAAGTAAAAGAAACCATCTACAAGCTCTCCGATACGGATGCCAACCTGCTGATACTGGGAGAAAACGGTACGGGAAAAGACTTGGCGGCGCGCATGCTGCGCTTCTTCTCACCCCGACGGGAGCAGGTGTTCATTCCCATCGACTTGGGAAGCATCCCGGAACAGCTGTTCGAAAGTGAATTGTTCGGATACGAAAAGGGTGCTTTCACGGATGCCCGGAAAGCAAAACCGGGCAGAATGGAAACGGCTTCGGGAGGCACGTTGTTTCTGGATGAAATCGGCAACCTGTCCCTGCCCATGCAGGCCAAGCTGCTGACGGCCATTGAAAAACAGTGCATCACCCGACTGGGAGCAGTGAGTCCGATACACATCGATGTACGCTTGATTTGTGCCACCAACGCCAACCTGCACCAGCTGGTGGCGGAAGGGAAATTCCGACAAGACTTGCTCTACCGCATCAATACCGTGGAACTGCACATCCCTCCCCTCCGGGAACGCGGAGAAGACATCCTGCTGCTGGCCATGCATTTCTTAAGTCAGTACAACCGGAAATACCGCAAGGAAATCAAAGGACTGACGCGCGAAGCAAAAAACAAACTCTTGAAATATGAATGGCCGGGCAATGTGCGCGAATTGCAGCACACCGTGGAACGGGCCGTCATCTTGAGTGAAAACGGACTTCTGAAACCGGATGACTTCCTGTTTCCGCAAGGAAATACACCTCGTCCACAAACGCTGGCGGAAGAACTGAATCTGGAGAAACTGGAAAAGAATGCGATTGAACGGGCCTTGAAAATAAGTGCAGGAAACATGAGCAAGGCCGCCGAATTGTTGGGAATTACGCGTTTTGCATTGTATCGGAAACTGGAAAAATGGGGCTTATGA
- the rplT gene encoding 50S ribosomal protein L20, protein MPRSVNHVASRAKRKKILGLTRGYFGARKNVWTVAKNTWEKGLTYAYRDRKNKKRNFRALWIQRINAAARLEGMSYSKLMGALHKAGIEINRKVLADLAMNHPEAFKAVVAKAKAA, encoded by the coding sequence ATGCCAAGATCAGTAAATCACGTTGCTTCTAGAGCAAAAAGAAAGAAAATTTTAGGTTTAACCAGAGGTTATTTTGGTGCAAGAAAGAACGTTTGGACCGTTGCTAAGAATACTTGGGAAAAAGGTTTGACTTATGCATACCGCGACCGTAAGAACAAAAAACGCAACTTCCGCGCATTGTGGATTCAGCGTATCAACGCAGCTGCTCGTCTGGAAGGTATGTCTTACTCTAAGTTGATGGGTGCATTGCACAAAGCAGGTATTGAAATCAACCGTAAGGTGTTGGCTGACTTAGCCATGAACCATCCGGAAGCTTTCAAGGCTGTAGTTGCTAAAGCTAAAGCTGCTTAA
- the infC gene encoding translation initiation factor IF-3 translates to MKNDTLKGQHRINEQIRAKEVRIVGDDIESAVYPIAQALKLAEEHEADLVEISPNAVPPVCRIIDYSKFLYQLKKRAKEQKAKQVKVNVKEIRFGPQTDEHDYNFKLKHAIGFLQDGDKVKAYVFFKGRSILFKEQGEVLLLRFANDLEDYAKVEQMPLLEGKRMTISLSPKKAGTPKKAAKPEAAKPVEPKE, encoded by the coding sequence ATGAAAAATGACACGTTAAAAGGGCAACATCGAATCAACGAACAGATTCGCGCCAAAGAAGTACGTATTGTGGGAGATGATATTGAATCGGCTGTATATCCGATTGCGCAGGCTTTAAAACTTGCGGAAGAACATGAAGCCGACTTGGTCGAAATTTCACCTAATGCCGTTCCTCCAGTTTGTAGAATTATAGATTATTCTAAGTTCCTTTACCAGTTGAAAAAACGCGCAAAGGAACAGAAGGCAAAACAGGTGAAGGTGAACGTGAAGGAAATCCGTTTCGGACCTCAGACGGATGAACACGATTATAATTTCAAGCTGAAGCATGCCATCGGTTTCTTGCAGGATGGAGATAAGGTGAAGGCATACGTGTTCTTCAAGGGACGTTCCATCTTGTTTAAGGAACAGGGTGAAGTCTTGTTGCTCCGTTTTGCCAACGACTTGGAAGACTATGCAAAGGTAGAACAGATGCCGTTGCTCGAAGGAAAAAGAATGACGATATCGTTGTCTCCGAAGAAAGCAGGAACTCCGAAGAAAGCGGCCAAACCTGAAGCTGCCAAACCGGTTGAACCGAAAGAATGA
- a CDS encoding tetratricopeptide repeat protein encodes MIRRFLYILYIGMFFPMAALCQINTDRVMTIGKNALYFEDYVLSIQYFNQVIGVKPYLAEPYFYRGLAKMNLDDYQGAEADCSEALQRNPFVVNAYQVRGISRIRQQNYQGAIQDYRKALEMDPENISLWHNLALCRMHEEEYAQARADLDTLIRISPRYTDAYLMRTEVSLKQKDTLQAMTDADKAIEMDRYNPDTWSSRGMLFLQRGKYKDAEADLTEAIRLSVRNAGVYINRALARYHQNNLRGAMSDYDLALDVDRNNFIGHYNRGLLRAQVGDDNRAIEDFDFVLKMEPDNLMARFNRGLLRDRTGDYPGAIEDYSAVLKEYPNFLAGYQYRAQARRKVGDLKGADADEFKVLKAQIESQNGTKKQTASADKTRKKSDKNVENYRKIVVADNDAEDDRYKTDYRGRVQDRNVTILPQPMFALSYYERPEEVKRQVNYYKGIDDMNARGALPHRLLITNNEASLSEEQVKQHFASIDEQTAAIVKEPNDVLHYYARALDFYLVQDFDNALKDLDDAIRCDSTFFPAYFSRALIYYKQLEYRKRDRKYEVETVDNNKDLQVRSYDYNKVREDLDRVIELAPDFVYAYYNRGNILAVMKDYRAALVDYNKAIELDPRFADAYFNRGLTNIFLGNNRQGIQDLSKAGELGIFSAYNIIKRFTAVEEK; translated from the coding sequence ATGATCAGAAGATTCCTATACATATTATATATAGGTATGTTTTTCCCGATGGCTGCCCTGTGTCAGATTAATACGGACAGGGTGATGACCATCGGGAAAAATGCACTTTATTTCGAGGATTATGTCCTCTCTATCCAGTACTTTAATCAGGTGATTGGGGTGAAGCCTTATCTGGCAGAGCCGTATTTCTATCGCGGGCTGGCCAAGATGAACCTGGACGATTATCAGGGAGCGGAAGCCGACTGTTCGGAAGCGTTGCAACGCAACCCGTTCGTGGTCAATGCGTATCAGGTGCGGGGTATCTCGCGTATCCGGCAGCAGAATTATCAAGGGGCTATCCAGGATTACCGGAAGGCCTTGGAAATGGATCCGGAGAATATCAGCCTGTGGCACAACTTGGCACTTTGCCGGATGCATGAGGAAGAGTATGCACAAGCACGGGCCGACTTGGATACGCTGATTCGTATCTCTCCTCGTTATACGGATGCGTATCTGATGCGTACGGAGGTGTCATTGAAGCAGAAGGATACGTTGCAGGCCATGACGGATGCTGACAAGGCGATTGAAATGGACCGTTACAATCCGGACACATGGTCGTCAAGAGGTATGCTGTTCCTGCAGCGTGGAAAGTACAAGGATGCGGAAGCGGACCTGACGGAGGCCATCCGTCTTTCGGTGCGCAATGCGGGCGTGTATATCAATCGTGCGCTGGCTCGTTATCACCAAAATAATCTGCGCGGAGCCATGTCGGACTATGATTTGGCATTGGATGTGGACCGGAATAATTTCATCGGTCACTACAACCGTGGTCTGTTGCGTGCGCAGGTGGGAGATGACAACCGTGCCATTGAGGACTTCGACTTTGTGCTCAAAATGGAACCCGACAACCTGATGGCCAGGTTCAACCGAGGACTGTTGCGTGACCGTACGGGGGATTATCCGGGGGCCATCGAGGATTATTCGGCGGTGCTGAAGGAGTATCCGAACTTCCTGGCCGGTTATCAGTATCGTGCGCAAGCCAGACGGAAAGTGGGCGACTTGAAAGGTGCGGATGCCGATGAGTTCAAGGTGCTGAAAGCACAGATTGAATCGCAGAACGGAACAAAGAAGCAGACGGCTTCGGCGGACAAGACGCGTAAGAAATCGGACAAGAATGTGGAGAATTACCGTAAGATTGTGGTGGCCGACAACGATGCGGAGGACGACCGTTACAAGACGGACTATCGGGGTCGGGTGCAGGATCGGAATGTGACCATCTTGCCGCAGCCTATGTTTGCGTTGAGCTATTACGAGCGTCCGGAAGAAGTGAAACGTCAGGTCAATTATTATAAAGGTATCGACGATATGAATGCCCGTGGGGCTCTTCCACATCGTCTGCTGATTACGAACAACGAGGCTTCGCTCTCGGAAGAGCAGGTGAAACAGCATTTCGCATCTATTGATGAACAGACGGCTGCCATCGTGAAGGAACCGAATGATGTGTTGCATTACTATGCGCGTGCGCTTGATTTCTATTTGGTGCAGGACTTTGATAACGCGTTGAAGGATTTGGATGATGCCATCCGTTGTGATTCTACTTTCTTCCCGGCCTACTTCAGTCGTGCGCTGATTTACTACAAACAGTTGGAATACCGCAAGCGCGACCGGAAGTATGAAGTGGAAACAGTGGATAACAACAAGGACTTGCAGGTGCGTTCGTATGACTATAACAAGGTACGTGAGGACTTGGACCGTGTGATTGAGCTGGCTCCCGACTTTGTGTATGCATATTATAACAGAGGAAATATTCTGGCCGTGATGAAAGACTACCGGGCTGCACTGGTGGATTACAACAAGGCCATTGAGCTGGATCCACGTTTCGCGGATGCGTATTTCAACCGCGGGCTGACGAATATCTTTCTGGGTAACAACCGGCAGGGTATTCAGGATTTGAGTAAGGCCGGCGAGTTGGGAATTTTCTCTGCGTACAACATTATCAAGCGATTTACTGCGGTGGAGGAGAAATAA
- a CDS encoding EFR1 family ferrodoxin (N-terminal region resembles flavodoxins. C-terminal ferrodoxin region binds two 4Fe-4S clusters.) yields the protein MIFYFSGTGNSEWVARKLGEYLQDSVYKLTDLLNGKPDFPQSSDGTLGFVFPVYSWGPPPVVLEALAKLELKGVPDYLYFVCTCGDDTGKTAQVFARAAARRGWRCKAGFSVMMPNTYVCMSGFDVDEPELAARKLKQAPSRVENLSRRIIRREEGFDCHEGSVPWLKTYVVRPMFNRFMIRPKKFYASEACISCGLCAKNCPLENIRMVEGRPQWGSRCAMCQACYHHCPKHAVCYGKLTQKKGQYLNSLLK from the coding sequence ATGATTTTTTATTTTTCTGGAACGGGAAATTCGGAATGGGTGGCCCGGAAATTGGGAGAGTATTTGCAGGATTCTGTATATAAATTGACGGATTTACTGAACGGAAAACCGGACTTCCCGCAGTCTTCAGATGGAACGCTGGGTTTTGTGTTTCCGGTTTATTCGTGGGGACCTCCTCCGGTGGTATTGGAAGCACTGGCTAAGTTGGAATTGAAGGGAGTGCCTGATTACCTGTATTTTGTCTGTACCTGTGGTGATGATACGGGAAAGACGGCGCAGGTGTTTGCGCGGGCTGCGGCTCGGCGGGGATGGCGTTGCAAGGCTGGCTTTTCGGTGATGATGCCCAACACATACGTTTGTATGTCGGGATTTGATGTGGATGAACCGGAACTGGCAGCTCGTAAGTTGAAGCAGGCTCCCAGCAGAGTGGAAAATCTCAGCCGGAGGATTATCCGACGGGAAGAGGGATTTGATTGCCATGAAGGAAGTGTGCCTTGGCTGAAAACGTATGTGGTACGTCCGATGTTCAACCGTTTCATGATCCGTCCGAAAAAGTTTTATGCATCGGAAGCATGTATCAGTTGCGGACTTTGTGCCAAAAATTGTCCATTGGAGAATATCCGTATGGTAGAAGGACGGCCACAATGGGGCAGCCGTTGTGCGATGTGTCAGGCTTGTTACCACCATTGTCCGAAGCATGCAGTATGTTATGGCAAGCTGACGCAGAAGAAGGGACAGTATTTGAATTCTTTATTAAAATAA